The Deltaproteobacteria bacterium IMCC39524 genomic interval GCGATCTTCGGTTGCAACCGGTTTGAGCTACATGAGATAACCCGTGACCTGGTTGCAGAATATGGTAGCTTTCGATTTAACAACTATCGTGGCAACGCCAGCTCTTATGTGGTTGATACTTTGCAGACAGTCTTTCACTACCTGTTTACAACCGGCAGTTTTGAAGAGTGTCTGATCGGTGTGGTCAATCAGGGAGGGGATGCCGACACCACGGGTGCAATTGCCGGGATGATTGCAGGTGCCTTTTATGGGCTGGATGAGATACCGAAACGCTGGCTAAAGAAATTAAAGTCGGAGGTCAGGGAAGAGGTTGAGGACCAGGCAGTCAAGCTGGTCAAAATCTCGCCTTGGGGAGATCAGAACGCAGAAGAGATAGACGATTAAACTGACATTGGATCGATACGGTCTCACTTAGTAAAAGTTCAGGCTGTCGATACCCTACAGATCAATGCAAGGCTGTCGATTTCAGGGTTTTAGCTTTTTAGGCACTCATGATGCAATAGTGTCAGCTGTTAACTCTCACAAGAGAATAGGAGTACCATATTATGAAGCGTGCATTAGTTGTTGATGACGAACCCTTATTACGGCGTCAAGTCGCCGAAATCGTTTCTGGCTATGGGTTTGACGAAATCCTTGAGGCAGAAAATGGCGTTCAGGCTGTCGAGATAGCGATTCACCAGGAAGTCCTTTTGGTTGTCATGGATGTTGGCATGCCTGTTATGGATGGTATCACTGCTGCTGAAAAAATTGGCAAAGCGAAACCATTACCGATTGTTTTGGTGACCGCTAACACGGAAGCCGAAACAATTGAACGGGCGCGACTGGCCGGAGTGATGAATTATGTTGTTAAACCGGTTCGGGCCGAGCAGCTCTTTGCCGCTGTTGATCTTGCGATACATCAGTTTGTAGAGCTTTCCAGCCTCCGTGATGAGGTTTCCATGCTGAAGGAAACGCTCGAGTCCAGAAAAGTGATTGATCGTGCCAAGGGTGTGCTGATGAAGCGAGGAATGGATGAGCCACAGGCTTTTCGGCGTCTACAGAAGCTGGCAATGGATAAGCGTAAATCGTTGAGAGAGGTTGCTGAAGCGGTTTTACTGACAGAAGATTAATGACATTCCGGCCACAATGAGGTGACCGCAACTCTGGAGCAATGACGCTCGTTCGGAATGATTCCGTGCGGGCTTTATTTTTAGGTAGCGGATGCAAGACAACTTAATTTAAGGAAAAAGACGG includes:
- a CDS encoding response regulator, giving the protein MKRALVVDDEPLLRRQVAEIVSGYGFDEILEAENGVQAVEIAIHQEVLLVVMDVGMPVMDGITAAEKIGKAKPLPIVLVTANTEAETIERARLAGVMNYVVKPVRAEQLFAAVDLAIHQFVELSSLRDEVSMLKETLESRKVIDRAKGVLMKRGMDEPQAFRRLQKLAMDKRKSLREVAEAVLLTED